The genomic interval AAATGTTGAATATGTAATTCTTTATGACAGGGAAATATGTCGCATTGTTTTGCACTTTCCTCTTGAAATTCAAAGTCTCGTACTCCCATACGTCGTTTATCCCGTTGAATATGAATTTCTGTGACCTACGGTACCCCTCAGTTCGCAAATACAAGTATttctaagatttaaattttatacataatataaatatttcggACACTGATTTTAGTCCATGGAAATGTATGCATTTTCAGCCCAATTAGGTGCTTAGAGAAGGATTTTgaacaattcaaaatttgatcaatttgGTGACTGAAACGAAATATTATCCTTTATTCTTAATCTTTCCTAAACAAACCATTCAAAGCATGAGTATTTGGTTTGGAGTCCAGTATTTTAAATGGGCTTCGTGTTGCTAATTGCTATCGGCCGTTGAGTTCATGGGCCTACAGTTTGTGTACGGACTCAAACTTTCGGCCCATTTGCAGCCCAGCTTCAGCGTCATCCCCAAGAGGAAGCGATACCATCACTTTGacgtcgtcttcctcgcctAAAACCCTCGccttcctccgcctccccctcaCGCCGACGAGCAACGGAGCACGCAGGCAGCCCACCCCCAAGGTGCATCTCCAAATTACCcacttcttcttcctctcctcttgtaatcttggatttttttttccattttgatAGTCGTTTCGGTTTCCCCGTAGATCCCCGTGGCTTGCTAGGGATTTGGGCAAATCTGATCCTCGCGGCCGGCGATTTCGTCTATATCCCCAGgcggcgtgcgtgcgtgcgttggGGAGGATTTGGGGCGCCCGGGATGGTGGACGCGTGGTggccgctgctcgccgcggCGATCCCGGCTGTGGTGGCCGGGCAGGCCTTCCGCGtgaagcggcggcgcgacgaggaGCAGCGGCTCaaggcggcgcgcgggcgcgagAAGAGCTCCGACGAGGTCTTCGTCTGCGAGCGCGTGTGCACCTCCAAGCGGATGCTCAAGAAGGTGGGCGCCTTCTCCAAGGACCCCATCCCGGAGACCTGCGTCACCGTGTGCGGCGTCTCCGAGCTCGACGCCTGCGCCGACGCCTGCGCCCGCACCGTCTGCGTCAACCAGCACCAGGTCCCCAACTGGAACGACGTCTGCCTCAAGAGGTGCCAGAGCGAGTGCCTCAAGCTCTCCTCCACCCTCATGTAGCCATGGCCACCCATGTAAGCCATCGCTGTACCTTGTTTTAGGTACCAAAATCAACAATCTCTTATTCCTAATGCAATGCTTCCTGCCTAGGAGCTTCAGACATCCATAGCTGTCGTTTATAAGTCATGAGGAATGGAAGAGGTCAATGACAGATCATAATTGTTTTGTGCTGCACATTTGATCTTCGACAAATGCGTTTCCTACAGTTTAGCCCCATTGTGTTTGCCAGGTGCCATGCCATGTTTCTTGTGAGGTGTCTCCAAGGTTGAGTCTTTAGCCGGGCTGGCGAATAACGCTGgctaaatttattactacctccatcccaggGTAGCTATAATATGAGACAGAGGTAGTTAATATCAGAGGTGAATTTACCCCTTTGGGATGAAATGCTTATCGTGTTTAATGTAATGTGTTCTTGCCTGAGGGTGCTGATTCTGATACAAAATCATGTCTGCTACTGTTTGTCTGAGTAGGAAGTGTAGGATGGTTATTACTTATTTACCTCAAGATTGTAGTTCAATGTCTTCATATCAAGAGTTTCAGAACTTGCTGAGGTGATATATGTTGCACACTGGCATTTGTCTTCAGACTTTGGAGTTAGACTTTAGAGATAAATATTATGAGCATTGCTTGCTGGAGTTGCTACCTAGTGCTAGCATACAGAGAAGTGAAAGATTTGCAGCTTCCTGCTTTAGTTAATCTTACAACTGTATATGCAATGCTTCCTGCTCCAGTTACCTGGCTGCGTATGAGCTTCCAAAGCTCCTTATTCTGCTCAAGTTAGCTTCCCCGTTGAATCAAAGGATTTCTGTGGGAATTTTGTTGGAATTCAattcttatagaaaatttttctacatagccttttgaaacaaaggagtGGAGTTCTccaaatcctatgaaatttctaaGGAATGGCACAATGCATATAGATTTTGGAGGAAAGCTAGCAGGACCTTCAAGCTCTTGGAAAATTTCCTTCGAGTATATCCCTCATTCGACCATGTCTGTAATTATTATATCTCCAGAAAGGAGCGGATAGAATGACTTGTCCTGGTTGTCATGTTTTGTCCATTCCCTTGATCCTGCTAGTATGTTATTACTTTGAACATGCGAACAGCAAGACAACATAACAGTGTAGGCATACACAAAATAGCCCTAAATGTtacctctgttctaaaatataaacatttttaggtTATTTAGTAGAGATTAAGATTGAGAAGAAAACAATAGTGCATCTTAATAAACGATGAATGAATGGGGGTGGGAGGATAGGCAAGAGTAAACTGAGATGATTTATGGGACAAATAGTACCATAGTGTCAgacatacttatattttagtataagatttaaatgctaaaaatatattttagagtaGATGAGTAAAAGAGAATGCCTTCCTCAATCTGCATTCAGTGTGACAGTTTCTATCAGCTCCCCCGGTGTGAAGCAAGCTCAATCACCATTGTGATGGTCCGAATCGTAGAGCATGCACCATTGCATACCTGCGTCAGACAAGCATCAGGTTGACGTCAAATTCTCTTCTTGGATTAGTTATTTGGATCAACCACGATGATATGATCAAATCGTCACTGCTTGATCGGTGATCCCCCACACCCACAGGCCACTATTGAAAACGGGCACCTAACGCACTGATCATAAACTAGAGGCTGACACATGATTTCTGGGATTTAGACCGTGGAGATGATCTTGAACATAAAAGACGCGCGACAACTCTCGAACTAGCTTACGCATGCATACTGTTCTGTTTCTAGAGCGTTGGAGTAGCTAGTTCAGGGGAGAAAACTACTCCCTGTTTCATCGCATTATAAATCACTAAAGATCCGTCATAGTTGGACAAGTTTatataaagagaaaatataacaaatgtTGATAACCTAATTTAGAGTAATGGTATTGATGAGTATGAGTTCTACGAAATGTTATTATTCAAATGACTCGTCATCGCCGTTAGGGACCTGTTAGTAGTCCCTCGTTAAAtgttatatgaatatatgataaacaatgtatttaacgGCAGAAGATGAACGGATCCCTAACGATGATGATTTTTCATATACAAAGTTGTTTGCATGATGATATTTCGTACAACTCATACTTATCGATAGTATTTGTTAGACTTGGGTGtttatcaataatattttttagattgttCTCTTATATAAAATGTGCTGACATCTCTAACAATAATTCAGttcatcaaatttatcaaatatatttttatattatgtttatttttgttagaaatactattcttttacaaatataagatatttgatttatgataaaatcaaaataacttataatatataaaacagagggggTAGTATTTAGAAATTCCAATGATAATGccccatttttttaaaaaataaacttcagcaCTTCTATACTCGGATAATACGCTACCCGTCCAGCAAACAACATAGAATATTCGTCTTCACATGCCTGCTTCAGATATTCACTTATTATCACACAGGAGTACACATTGTTTTTGCTTCTTCCCATCAAGACATCAATCTTATATATCTTATAGAACAAATTTGCACATTACTTTACTGCTAATCACGCTTAGCAGTTAACACAAACCCGCTTCTCCAGTCTCTGCATATATTTACATGGAGCTAGAGAACATTACATCATAGTAATAACCAAGTATGATCACGTACTttatctattctaaaatatagctatctACTATTGGATTTAACAATTTTTAACAACGAATCTAGACATGTGATCGATTCGTTGTAATACGAAGTGCCAAATACGTGAaaagtgatatatataatcatactCTTAATGCATGGTCGTCTAAAGGTGACACGGCCCGACGTGACGTCCATGTCCCTCCTCCAACGAGTAGCATATCTGCTCGAACGCCTGGACGTGATGCTCCGCCACGGCCATGAACACGTCGacgccgcccttcgccgcgCGCGACGGCACGAACACCATCAGCCCCTCCACGGGCAGGTCCGGCGGCAGgaacgccgccggcgggcccGTGCCGAGGTCCATCTGGTGGAACCTGAACCCCAGCCAGCTGTCCACCTCCAGGTCCGGGCACAGCAtcgtgcccgccgccgccgccgtcgccacgagctcctcctccttctccccctcccccgccgccgccgcccggtcgccgaaGTCGACGAACGACTGGATGTACTCGTCGTCGATGCGCGCCACGGCGTCGCGGatggcgccgacgacggcggcgtagCTGGCGTGGAGGAGCTCGCGCACCTGGAGCCTCGGGAACGCCCACAGCACCATGTTGCCGAAGAAGTCCATGGGCACCGGCGGGTTCGCTCTCCCCCGGCAGTTCACGGCCACCCTCACCTGCGTGAACTCCTCCGGGCTCAggtccctcgccgccgtgacCTTCTTCCACACGTGCGCGAGCAGGCACTGGAACGTGCTgcaccggccgccggcgcgggccTTGAGCTCGGCGACGAACTCGGCCGTGAAGTGCACGTTCAGGTCCCTGATCTTGTCCATGGGCACGACGGCGTGcgacctgccgccgccggcggcggcggcttctccTCCCTCGAAGAACTCGATAGACCGGTGGTCGAACGCCGGCGCAGGCGGGCTGCGGGGCACGGCCGTGGCTGCGCGGTCGAGGAAAGGCGTCGGCACGGTGAAGCCCTCCCCCTCGCGCACCGCGCTCGCCCACGCGGTGAAGAAGGCGCTCATGGAGTGGCCGTCGGCggtgtggtggtggcagatgCTACCGACGACGAGGCCGCCGCACCTGTAGCGGATGAGCTTTATCTGCAGCAGAGCCGCGCCGACGTTGTCCTGCCATGGCCGACCACGCACACCACCACAACGTCACAACAAAACGTAGCACAGTTGCATGCACGCATGCGATACGTGACATGTTAAtagcaaaggaaaaaaacaaagtgtgCGTGCCTCGGGCAATGCAGGGTAGAGGTCGGCGTCGGTGGCCatggcgcggccgccgctggCGAGCACGTCGGCCAGGTCGGCCCCGTCGACGGTGGCCTCGACGACGAGCACGCCCTCGTTGCTGACGTggaggaagcggcggccgtggcggtcgacggcgaggcggccggccAGGTGAGGGTACGCCGCGACGGCCGTGAGGAGGCCCTCCTTGACCGCCTCGttggacggcgccggcgccgggtaCGCCAGCACGCTGGGCACGTACAGGTCGAACGCCGCCCGGTCGAACACGGTGAGCtgcaccgccgcgccggcgagggggtGCGGCTTGCCGTACACCGGCCTCAGCATCGCCGTGCTCGTGATCTCCATCTGAGCGTACCTACACCTCCTCGTCACCTTGCCTTATTACTTGCAGCTGATAAgcttatatatagagagatcaGCTCCGAGCTAGAACACTGCGTGATCAACcaccccatttttttttggctatcACATACACGTAAGAATCAAGCGAGAGTAGGTACCAACTACTCCGCTTATAAATAAACTGATTAAATTCGCatgaatttgaaaaatagtTCCGTGTTTCAAATGGGTTTAGACTTGTAGCCTTTAGATAATAGGAAAGAAAAGACGAAGGTACAGGCCCGGCCCAATATAAGGATTCATAAAGAAATAAGTTCATTGAGATATCTGAGCGAGTTCGATTTTTGTCCCAACCAGATATAACATATTCCTCAGACGAGATCCCTTAGCGATTTATATGGCAGTTTTGGCTAACATGGTCACTACATGGTTGGTTTGACTTGGCCCCTATCCCCCGTGGCagtgaaaaaatataacaatttaaGAAAATGTGTATTCTTTGCGGCGATATTCTCCACCAGATCGACTTCCTTGGTCTTCGATGAATTTTCGTGGACGGAGAAAAGAGGGGTGAGGTGGAGGAAGTGGGGGAGGGGCCATTGACATGTGAGtcccactatttttttatttctattatttgactacatgtgggtccacatattttgtttgttttttaattgttaaattttgcCTCCCGTGCCACGTCAAATGAAGACCAATTCAAATTAGCTATGTAGGCGCCACGTCGGTTAAATTCTCTATCCAAACCGTTTTAGGACTTATTTTGTATTAATCGGGAGACTCGTCATATCTGAGTTTTCGGTTGGAGGACGGAGGTCGGATTCGTCGATAAGTTAAAAGGATCTCAGATAAACTTATTCTATTCCTAAATCGAATCTGCTTAATAGGCCCATTAAGTCCCTGACTAGTAGCCCATCGTATAAACTGGGCCGTCCGATCAGCTCATGTCGGCCCAATCTGGTTGAGGGGAATGTGCGGGGCCCACAGGCCAGGCCATCGTCTCCTCCACAAGCTCCCCTCggcgtcgcctccgcctcgccatggccgcgtcgtcgtcgctcctccccttccccgcGCCTTCCGCCACCTTCCCCAGggcccgccacgccgccggaAGGGGCCGAGCCGGCGCCACTGGGAGGTTCATGGCGTGCTCCTCGCCCCCTCCCGACGTCGTGGTCACGCGCGAGCGGGGGAAGAACGCCAAGCTCATCGCGGCGCTGGTTGGTTCCCGAATCGAGACCCCCCTGCATTGTTCTCTTGTACCTAACACGTTGGGTTTTGGGGGGAGCGTAGGGGATTAGTCGTCGCAAGGAGAAGATGCGTCTCCCATGTCTGTTTAGTGATATCCTGTGAGATAGTCCTGAATTTTAGTGTTGGGATTCTAGGTGGCCGACTTTACAGAGGCAAATTTTCGGGTTAATTATACCGTTTAGGGCCTGTGAGGCTCACTAATTGATGCGATATTTCAGTAAATGTACTGATTTCTATTGAGGGAATTGTTGGCGTGTGTTGGATATGAATGAGTTGGGGCTAACTCTGATGAACATGGTGCCGTTTGCTAATGGAACTCCTCACTTCATGGTCTGTCTAAGACTGATCGGAGCTTGGAGCTTGGAGCTTAGAGTTTGTTGTTCTGCAATGCAGTTCAGTTTTGTCTGATTATGAATACAATGCTATGTTAGGGAAACCATTTGTCATTTTGTTAGTAGCAATCTTTCATATAAGAATATCAATATATCCCTTCTttcatccatttcatattatccaAGTTGGGAATATCGGCTGCATTGCCTGTTTTGATTAGCTTGGAAAATTTGCGTAGATGGTATGCCTTTCATTGTTTCTAAAACTTATTAAAACATAAGTAACTTTATGGTGGTCTCTACTTATAGTATTGTACTTCCAGTATTATCACTGGTAGAAGTTATTTCAACTGTTGATTTATAAGTTGTACTACCATTAGAAAAGTTGAGgtggtagtataaatatataagatcCATTGGACTAGAAGAGATGAATGGTCTAGATTGAtttctactactagtagagaCCATTgtaaaacactttcataatCATTGCCCTTATTAAAACTTTAATCTAGGAGTTTGTCTTGGACCCAAATTTATGAGATCTCTACCGTTATTCATGAATCACGAGACATCATTAATAATGGGGCGTGAAGTCAGAATTTTTCTGATCATGCCTAGTCACATTCTAACTGCTATACATATTCAACTAGACCATAGATATTTGTAGTTCTGATGTATTTCAGAACATTCCTACATTGTGGTACTTGTGAAAATGTCCAATTGACATTAGAGCAATGCAACTGTTCCTGTGTGCCTTCTTGGACAGTGTGGTAGGTTAACAGAAGGCTTGGGACTGATCTTGGAGAAGCTAATTAATGTACTCAATACTCTGATAAATTGGATTCTTTGCCAGTTGACTGTGTAATGGAAATGAGTATTGCTTAGATGATGCATGAACTGCTTGAGCCACATTATTTTCTCAGAAGAAGATTCAATTTGTGTCGCGGAGTTTTCCAAGTTCAGAAACAAGTATTCGTTTTTTATCATTCAGCTTATTGCTATCTAGCTTTTGCATCAAATTTGTAATTGAATTTTGCAGCAAATACATAATATACAAACTCTGGAGCTTCCTCTTATTAGACATGTTGAAGGACCTGATACAGATAGGCTTTCTGATGTCCTGCGTGGTAAGTGGTTCAGTCTTTATATTTCCAGCAACATAACTTTGTGTGTTTCTCTCTTGTTTTGTACATCCATTTGCTTCAACATATAGTGTATTCTCATATTACACCTGCTTTgcaaaatcacaacaaaaatttGCCATAGTTTAGTCACTTAAATATTTGGTATTTTCAGATGAAAAGTTTGACTGGATCACTATAACATCTCCTGAGGCAGCTGCTGTGTTCCTTGAGGGATGGAAGTAAGATTCAAACATATTGCAATTATTGTGTGCAATGTTGCTACAGAAATAGAAATTATGCGTCATGCACTTCATTCATCCTAAGTTGTGGGCTTTGTGGCGGAGGTTTGTGCACTCTGTGATTTGCTTGTTGTCTACCCCAATACATGATATGTTCCATTTATCTCCTTCAATCAATCTATTATTCTGTGGTGCACCAGAACAATCCAAAACCACCATATATAACACAAGTTACATAACAACCCAAAAATATCAGGGCTGCTGGAAATCCTAAGGTACAAATAGCAGTTGTTGGATCAGGTACTGCAAGAGTTTTTGACGAAGTAATGCAATACAATGATGGATCCCTTGAGGTTGCATTTTCTCCTTCTAAAGGTATCTTGCCTCACATAATGTAATTGCATCATATTTCAAAGTGTTCATATTTTCTCTCATGTATTGAAAACTTGGAACTACTTTCAGTCAGTAAGGTGCTTCTTTTTCAATATTGTATTTCATCAGCTATGGGTAAAGTTTTGGCCTCAGAGCTTCCAAGGACCACGGAAACTACTTGTAAGGTGTTATATCCTGCATCTGCGAAGGCTGGCAATGAAATTCGTGAGTCAAATTTGGTTTATCCTTCTGGTTATCCTGCATCTGCAAAAGATTTAGTACTTATTTTATCCTTGTGGCTTTTATTTTCCACAATAACTGCCCCAGCATGAAATCTTCAGGCGTTATGTTAACTAATTCTGTTGTGGAATGCAGAGAATGGGCTATCAGATCGAGGGTTTGAGGTGACCAGACTGAACACATACACAACCGTATGTtctctttttatattaaatgatTATTCTCCATCCGTCCAATAATATAATGACGTTTGGAGCTTTTTTGAGAGATTAAGGTTGAAATGAGGGagggttgtgattggttgaaatGGAGAATTCGTTGGAAAATTAAGTGAGGGATGgctgtgattggttgagatgaggaAGCTGGTGGGGATGTCTTTATATTGTTGGACAATTTTCAAACTTTAGATGTTGTTATATTTCTCGAGGGAGAGAGTATTCCTATCAGTAATATGGAATTTTGTCCTCTTGTCTTATGCACTCTGGACCTCATTATATTGATCTATAATTCAGCCTGATTCCCTTACCTGATAGAATCATATTTAGCTTGATAAGCTTGACTGTGACAGAAGTTAAGTCAGTAGAGATTTTGTGTTCAATAAGCAGAAGTAATTTTCATGGATTGCATATCAtcctatcatagtttataCACCCGTGTGTATCTTGGGATTTTTAACCTATGAAGTGATTGTACATGTGCAGGTACCTGTACAAGATGTTGATCCTCTAATTTTAAAGCCTGCTCTTTCAGCTCCAGTTGTTGCAGTAGCTTCTCCTTCTGCTCTCCGGTAACTATATTTTGTGCATATGGCTGTCTCTTGAAGTCTGAAGAAACTTAAAAGTGTGTTGTATAATAATGACGGTATACAACTTA from Oryza brachyantha chromosome 3, ObraRS2, whole genome shotgun sequence carries:
- the LOC102714899 gene encoding uncharacterized protein At5g64816, with protein sequence MVDAWWPLLAAAIPAVVAGQAFRVKRRRDEEQRLKAARGREKSSDEVFVCERVCTSKRMLKKVGAFSKDPIPETCVTVCGVSELDACADACARTVCVNQHQVPNWNDVCLKRCQSECLKLSSTLM
- the LOC102708138 gene encoding tryptamine benzoyltransferase 1-like — translated: MEITSTAMLRPVYGKPHPLAGAAVQLTVFDRAAFDLYVPSVLAYPAPAPSNEAVKEGLLTAVAAYPHLAGRLAVDRHGRRFLHVSNEGVLVVEATVDGADLADVLASGGRAMATDADLYPALPEDNVGAALLQIKLIRYRCGGLVVGSICHHHTADGHSMSAFFTAWASAVREGEGFTVPTPFLDRAATAVPRSPPAPAFDHRSIEFFEGGEAAAAGGGRSHAVVPMDKIRDLNVHFTAEFVAELKARAGGRCSTFQCLLAHVWKKVTAARDLSPEEFTQVRVAVNCRGRANPPVPMDFFGNMVLWAFPRLQVRELLHASYAAVVGAIRDAVARIDDEYIQSFVDFGDRAAAAGEGEKEEELVATAAAAGTMLCPDLEVDSWLGFRFHQMDLGTGPPAAFLPPDLPVEGLMVFVPSRAAKGGVDVFMAVAEHHVQAFEQICYSLEEGHGRHVGPCHL
- the LOC102708422 gene encoding uroporphyrinogen-III synthase, chloroplastic, whose product is MVTTWLAIVSSTSSPRRRLRLAMAASSSLLPFPAPSATFPRARHAAGRGRAGATGRFMACSSPPPDVVVTRERGKNAKLIAALQIHNIQTLELPLIRHVEGPDTDRLSDVLRDEKFDWITITSPEAAAVFLEGWKAAGNPKVQIAVVGSGTARVFDEVMQYNDGSLEVAFSPSKAMGKVLASELPRTTETTCKVLYPASAKAGNEIQNGLSDRGFEVTRLNTYTTVPVQDVDPLILKPALSAPVVAVASPSALRAWLNLVSQVDNWGNAIACIGETTASAAKEFGLKSIYYPTTPGIDGWVESILEALKAHGQSKEAPGC